One genomic region from Clarias gariepinus isolate MV-2021 ecotype Netherlands chromosome 22, CGAR_prim_01v2, whole genome shotgun sequence encodes:
- the adrm1 gene encoding proteasomal ubiquitin receptor ADRM1 isoform X1, whose amino-acid sequence MSSGALFPSLVSGSRSSSSKYLVEFRAGKMTLKGSTVTPDKRKGTVYIQQTDDSLIHFCWKDRTTGNVDDDLIIFPDDCEFKRVSQCTTGRVYVLKFKAGSKRLFFWMQEPKTDKDDEYCRKVNEYLNNPPMPGSMGSGGSSGHELSALGGEGGLQNLLGNMSHNQLMQLIGPTGLGGLGALAGPGLASLLGSGGPASSSSTSSSRSQSAAATPSSGSAARLSSTPAPTTPLTPAATTTDSPTLTPTTPASQTSSMAAGVGSPTQPIQLSDLQSILATMNVPAMSAEGQGVDLASVLTPDIMAPILVNPDVQQRLLPYLPSGESLPQSAEEIQNTLTSPQFQQAMSMFSSALASGQLGPLMNQFGLPSEAVDAANKGDVEAFAKAMENSSGKMDESSDTKDKKDDDEDMSLD is encoded by the exons ATGTCCTCAGGTGCACTCTTTCCCAGTCTGGTTTCGGGCTCACGTAGCTCGTCCAGCAAATACCTGGTAGAGTTCCGAGCGGGTAAAATGACCCTGAAGGGCAGCACAGTGACTCCAGACAAGCGCAAAGGCACTGTCTACATCCAGCAGACAGACGACTCACTTATCCATTTCTGCTGGAAGGACAGAACCACTGGAAATGTGGATGAT GATTTAATCATCTTCCCCGATGACTGTGAGTTTAAGAGGGTGAGCCAGTGCACCACTGGACGAGTGTATGTTCTTAAGTTTAAGGCTGGATCCAAAAGGCTGTTCTTCTGGATGCAG GAGCCGAAAACGGACAAAGACGACGAGTACTGTCGTAAAGTAAACGAGTATCTGAACAACCCTCCGATGCCAGGTTCTATGGGCAGTGGTGGGAGCAGTGGTCACGAGCTGTCTGCCCTAGGAG GAGAAGGTGGCCTGCAAAACCTCCTGGGCAACATGAGCCATAATCAACTTATGCAGCTGATTGGACCAACAGGTCTTG GTGGGCTTGGTGCTCTTGCAGGTCCTGGTTTGGCCAGTCTGTTGGGGAGTGGTGGTCCAGCCAGTAGCAGTTCAACTTCCAG CTCCCGCAGTCAGTCCGCAGCTGCCACACCCTCCTCTGGATCTGCCGCTCGTTTGAGCTCTACTCCGGCTCCCACCACCCCTCTGACCCCTGCTGCGACCACTACAGACTCTCCAACCTTGACCCCTACGACCCCTGCCTCCCAAACTTCTTCCATGGCTGCAGGAGTAGGGAGTCCAACACAGCCCATCCAGCTGAGCGACCTGCAGAGCATCTTAGCCACAATGAACGTGCCTGCCATGAGTGCAGAGGGACAGGGAG tggACTTGGCGAGTGTGTTGACCCCTGATATTATGGCTCCTATTTTGGTGAATCCTGATGTACAGCAGAGGCTCCTGCCATACCTGCCTTCGGGAGAGTCACTACCACAGAGTGCTGAGGAAATCCAAAACACTCTCACCTCTCCACAGTTTCAGCAG GCGATGAGCATGTTTAGCAGCGCACTAGCATCCGGACAGCTCGGTCCTCTCATGAACCAGTTTGGACTGCCCTCAGAAGCAGTGGATGCAGCTAACAAAGGGG atgtTGAGGCATTTGCCAAGGCCATGGAGAACAGCAGTGGGAAGATGGATGAGTCCAGTGACACCAAAGATAAaaaggatgatgatgaggacATGAGTCTGGACTAG
- the adrm1 gene encoding proteasomal ubiquitin receptor ADRM1 isoform X2 — MSSGALFPSLVSGSRSSSSKYLVEFRAGKMTLKGSTVTPDKRKGTVYIQQTDDSLIHFCWKDRTTGNVDDDLIIFPDDCEFKRVSQCTTGRVYVLKFKAGSKRLFFWMQEPKTDKDDEYCRKVNEYLNNPPMPGSMGSGGSSGHELSALGEGGLQNLLGNMSHNQLMQLIGPTGLGGLGALAGPGLASLLGSGGPASSSSTSSSRSQSAAATPSSGSAARLSSTPAPTTPLTPAATTTDSPTLTPTTPASQTSSMAAGVGSPTQPIQLSDLQSILATMNVPAMSAEGQGVDLASVLTPDIMAPILVNPDVQQRLLPYLPSGESLPQSAEEIQNTLTSPQFQQAMSMFSSALASGQLGPLMNQFGLPSEAVDAANKGDVEAFAKAMENSSGKMDESSDTKDKKDDDEDMSLD; from the exons ATGTCCTCAGGTGCACTCTTTCCCAGTCTGGTTTCGGGCTCACGTAGCTCGTCCAGCAAATACCTGGTAGAGTTCCGAGCGGGTAAAATGACCCTGAAGGGCAGCACAGTGACTCCAGACAAGCGCAAAGGCACTGTCTACATCCAGCAGACAGACGACTCACTTATCCATTTCTGCTGGAAGGACAGAACCACTGGAAATGTGGATGAT GATTTAATCATCTTCCCCGATGACTGTGAGTTTAAGAGGGTGAGCCAGTGCACCACTGGACGAGTGTATGTTCTTAAGTTTAAGGCTGGATCCAAAAGGCTGTTCTTCTGGATGCAG GAGCCGAAAACGGACAAAGACGACGAGTACTGTCGTAAAGTAAACGAGTATCTGAACAACCCTCCGATGCCAGGTTCTATGGGCAGTGGTGGGAGCAGTGGTCACGAGCTGTCTGCCCTAGGAG AAGGTGGCCTGCAAAACCTCCTGGGCAACATGAGCCATAATCAACTTATGCAGCTGATTGGACCAACAGGTCTTG GTGGGCTTGGTGCTCTTGCAGGTCCTGGTTTGGCCAGTCTGTTGGGGAGTGGTGGTCCAGCCAGTAGCAGTTCAACTTCCAG CTCCCGCAGTCAGTCCGCAGCTGCCACACCCTCCTCTGGATCTGCCGCTCGTTTGAGCTCTACTCCGGCTCCCACCACCCCTCTGACCCCTGCTGCGACCACTACAGACTCTCCAACCTTGACCCCTACGACCCCTGCCTCCCAAACTTCTTCCATGGCTGCAGGAGTAGGGAGTCCAACACAGCCCATCCAGCTGAGCGACCTGCAGAGCATCTTAGCCACAATGAACGTGCCTGCCATGAGTGCAGAGGGACAGGGAG tggACTTGGCGAGTGTGTTGACCCCTGATATTATGGCTCCTATTTTGGTGAATCCTGATGTACAGCAGAGGCTCCTGCCATACCTGCCTTCGGGAGAGTCACTACCACAGAGTGCTGAGGAAATCCAAAACACTCTCACCTCTCCACAGTTTCAGCAG GCGATGAGCATGTTTAGCAGCGCACTAGCATCCGGACAGCTCGGTCCTCTCATGAACCAGTTTGGACTGCCCTCAGAAGCAGTGGATGCAGCTAACAAAGGGG atgtTGAGGCATTTGCCAAGGCCATGGAGAACAGCAGTGGGAAGATGGATGAGTCCAGTGACACCAAAGATAAaaaggatgatgatgaggacATGAGTCTGGACTAG